Genomic window (Oncorhynchus mykiss isolate Arlee chromosome 28, USDA_OmykA_1.1, whole genome shotgun sequence):
gggagcaattattctgacatttcacattcttaaaataaagtggtgatcctaactgaactaaaacagggaattgttactaggattaaatgtcaggaattgtgaaaaactgagtttaaatgtatttggctaaggtgtatgtaaacttccaacttcaactgtatataatgaCGCAAAATACAAGTCTAGACCTACTTCATTCCTGTGAGAGACAGTAGAACGAGAGATTAAAGAGGAGAGGACACTTACGATCCAGTCCGTTGACGTATCTCATGCTGATCTCGCAGTGGCCCCACACGGCGCTGACGATGGGGTACAGCTTCTTCCCCTTCAGGCCTCTGAACGCCACTCCCAGGTACTGTCCGTCCACCGTGAAACTCAACGTGCCCTCGTCCATATCCAACACCACTAGAAGAGCGTCCGGCAATACGAAAGCCTCCTCGGGCTCTAAGAAACACGGATATGAAGGTAGGGAAGCCTGGGCCCGGTTCTTACTGTCATGGTACAGTCGGTTCCTGCCCAAGTCCCACCCCCAGGACTCCGAGTCACTGCCCACTAGCGCCATGTAGCCGACCGAGTGTAAGGGGGCGTCAGCGGTGGCAACTCCCACCACAGCGTGTGTTCCTCGCTGTCTCACTGGCCAGTTGATCCGCCAGACGTGAAGTCCCCGCGTGTAGCCCACTTGACCGCGGATGCAGTCGGTGCTCTGGGCTACAGGGTGGCGGTGGAAGGTCAGTTTGTCCTCCTCCTTGATGAAGACGTTGAGTGAGCGATCCTCTGGGTTCCAGGCGTGGCGGAGCTGTAGGTCTGGAGGCGCGGCGGGCATGTCTAGAAGTAGGTCCAACCGTGGTGGCTTATGGAAGTCAGGGCCCCGCAGCTCGGGGTGGAGGAGCCGGCGGTGGGCCGAGGGACGGAACGAGGGTGAGCCGCCCTCGCCGCGACTGTCCACTGACTTGATGCCGCCAGAgattttctggcccatggtggcGGTGAGAAAGGGGCAGTGgaaaggggggaggaggaagCTGTTAGTTTGGGTCGGTTTGGTCCTCCGTCGCCCCGGCGTTACCTCATCAAAGCGGATTTTCAGTGCAGTAACCAGGGGAACCACAGGGAGTGGTGATGATGCACTCCTGTTGCAGGCTCACGCCACAAAGCCGCCTTCAAAAGGGGCCAACGAAGACACGCCTGCGAGGAGAgcgcagagagaggagaatgtgaGTACATGTAAGGTTACAGATTGTTATGACTACTCTGTTCTGGCCGAAATCACTGCCTCCCTGAAAAACACAGTCACACAaagtactagagagagagagacagccagacaagacagacagggagagagagagagagagacagccagacaagacagacagggagagagagagacagccagacagggagagaaagagacagacagagacaaagtgtGAACgacagagaaaaagatggagaggtggaagggcagtgagagagggagcgagagagagataagagtAGATCAGGGGGTAGTATGAAGGCTACTCCACAGCTCTTTATGCAAAACACAAACATGTGTGGGTGTTAACAGGAACAAATAAACGAAAGGGACGGGTGTACTGCAAACAAACACTTCCTGACTAACCTACCCCCTTTccagacaaacacacccacacacatacacactgatggaaggtaggcctactctttcAACTTCTGCATCAAAGAGTACAGATGCCCACACACATACTGTTAACCCTCTACATTCGTACCCATAtacaggttgaaaatggcagGTTTGGACActggtttttctttctttctccttgcattttgtatttatattgtgtgtattttctgtcatttgtgtaattcagggttcatctgtaaaagagaccttggtctcagcatgactccctgataaaataaaggttaaataaataaaaataagtgcctaaattggaacgcagtggctgtacaTGAACATTCTCTAAATGATGATGTCAGCGCTCAGGCTCTGCGCCTCACAGCGCTGTATGAGTTGCCTTACAGCGCTGTATGAgttgactgacagccgttctgaacTTCAGCACCACACAAGACAATAAGTTACCCCCGTCACTCCCGCTAAATAGGCAGCTTTTGAAAAAATGTATCGTCTGAAGGAAATGCAGTAAATTAAGAGGACTATTCTATTATGAAAGGTGAGACATTgaagattataataaataccgccTTGATGTCATACGAGCAAGCCAAACATCCAAATGTGCACTTTATAttacatgagttttatgatatggaaatgtgaagtgtcAATGTTTATGATCAATGTTTTTTCTATTGTGAGAAAATGCATAGAGGAACAGGCACCTGAATGCACACATGACTCCTTTCTATGCACACCAAGATTCCCATCTGTTTCTCTGAACTGCCCTGTGAAAGTTGAACACTGTCAGATCATAACTTAGCTATTCATGTTGGAAATAGAACAAgatttcaaatgatgcccacctgacccagattacCATTTATAATGGCCCGTTTTTGGATTGCATAAACAACTAATTGTGTGATGCGGAGGTGCAGGGCTGAGCTCCAagcaaaacaactacaagtgtgcttgctctagtttcTCAACGGCACAACTAGGAGAGTTCAAAAaggactcttctttgagtcataaaagtgcattgaataTGCTTTTCATATCTATTCTGTGAGAAATATATTTTGTgatggggagggggtgggggggggggtcgtatCACTTTGACAATATCGTAATATTATtgtgctagttggctgtacctgcacaaaAACTcaaacatttttttcccccatgactgatcaaaacttattttctcatggctctctctcttgtccctctgcagctgacatatatttattttacctttatttaactaggcaagtcagttaagaacaaattcttattttcaatgacggcctaggaacagtgggttaactgccttgttcaggggcagaacgacagatttgtaccttgtcagctcggggattcgaactttcggttactagcccaacactctaaccactaggctaccctgccaccccatatatATGGTGAATAtttatgtttggaacatcaaatcgccaTACATAGAGAATTGCAGTACATATCATATCGGCACCGAAGTATCATGGTAATATCGTgaagtccctggcaattcccagccctcaTCCACATTGGCCAATTCCCAGCCCTCATCCACATTGGCCAATTCCCAGCCCTCATCCACATTGGCCAATTCCCAGCCCTTATCCACATTGGCCAATTCCCAGCCCTCATCCACATTGGCCAATTCCCAGCCCTCATCCACATTGGCCAATTCCCAGCCCTCATCCACATTGGCCAATTCCCAGCCCTCATCCACATTGGCCAATTCCCAGCCGTTATCCACATTGGCCAATTCCCAGCCGTTATCCACATTGGCCAATTCCCAGCCCGTATCCACATTGGCCAATTCCCAGCCCGTATCCACATTGGCCAATTCCCCGCCCTTATCCACATTGGCCAATTCCCAGCCCTCATCCACATTGGCCAATTCCCCGCCCTTATCCACATTGGCCAATTCCCAGGAGTGTACAGGGTTAAAGCATCCTGAGTGGTGTTCCTCTACAGCCAAGACTACAACTCAGAGGCGGCTAGCATTCATTTAGATAATGCATTTTTAATGAGCGCCTTTTAGAAAAGGAGCAGAGTTGGCAAAAACAGGAAGGGAAAAAAAGGTAATAATTTATTGCCCCAATTCCTTGAGCTTCCCGGGCCTAAAAAAAAAACTCTTCAAACAAAGTCCCTGTTTGCCACAGCCAAAACATCATTAATCAGAGGTGATGTGAAAAAGAACACTGAACTAGGAGATCATATAAGATTGGCTGATAATAAGTTAAAAACACTAGGGCTCTACATAACGCTAGCAGGCAGTTCCTGTtccgacaaacacacacacaaactcacacaggtCCCACTTGgctgcacgcatgcacacaaacagacagacagacagacagacacacacacacacacagttcctgcTCAGCTGAAGTGATGTATACGTAACTTCCTGAACACAGGGAAAGGTACACTCATACCTCAGACTTGGAAGTGGCACTGACGCACCTCTTGGGGGTAAAGACACACAAAAGTATACACAGCTGACAGTTACAGTAAATACAGAACGGTACTGTACTGGACACACAGATGTCAGACTGTGAAAGAGAGGTCTACTGTTGCTATGTAAGCTGAGGTAAGCACAGACACAGTAAAACAGTCAACACTCCGACACAGGGAGGGAAGACACAGCCTGAAAGAGAGAGGTCTGTCTATGTAAGTTAACAGGAAGGAGGGTGACCAGACAGCCCTggctcacccctctctctctctccctctgtcttcctcccatCAAATGAGAAGAGGAATGACACCATGAGAgcagagagtgtgtctgtgtctatgtgtgtggcaCCAGAGTTCagtttttgtctgtgtgtgtgtgtgtgtgtcaccagagtTCAGTTTGTGTCTGTGTGGCACCAGAGttcagtctgtgtctgtgtgtgtgtggcacccgagttcagtttgtgtctgtgtgtgtgcgcgcgctcatGTCCACTTATCCCCTCTCCCCCCAGATGGCTCCTCTACTCAGCTGGCCCAGAACCAGTTTGGGAGGGCATGTGGCTGGCAACCTACGTGTTACACTCGTTGTCAAGGGGTTGCTTCACCACTGACCTCCTTCACCACGGTCATCATTACCACGGTTACCCCTCTGAAGGGACCTGGACACGGTGTTTGGCGTGAAGAGCTGCAACAGCAGCTGCTGTTTACACATGCCCTCTCTTCCCCTATTTTTCTCATGTCTCTGGCACACTTCATGGTTCCCCCAGACTTCTGCTGATTCATTTAGGAGAGTGCTCTTCTGTCATCATCCCTTCGTTTAGCTGGGTTAGACAGGTGTGGCAGTTAGGGGAGCAGACAGCAGAGGTgtcaggcacacacactcacggcAATTGAGAATATGTTTTGTTGTTACACTGACATGAGCATGGCCATCTcctttgtcatgacgttggcctgtgggtaaggtttatgaccccccccataaatacctttctccctttcATCTCTTGACTCTACTGAAGGACTCTTGAAAAGCCTAGAGAGTTGGGGAACATCAAAAGATGGGTGAgaaaggaaccatatttcggtaatccaaccagttgaaaatatgcgttggtacttaaagaatatgatgtcagttcgtttgtcatctgagacattcttatAAACTGTATtggggaaagtctacacattatagttgcCCTCTGCCTCATAGCCAGGCTTTCATGCATATCTCAGAAGGAAAGATTTGCTTAACGAGTGATATAATAAGATGCATGGACTCAATAATAGtgcttaacatgatttttgaatgaacacatctctgtaccccacacatacagataatttgaaggtccctcagtcgagcagtgaatttcaaacagattcaaccacaaagacttgggaggttttccaatgcctcacaaagggtacctattggtagataaaaACATTAGtacaaaaaaacagacattgaacatccctttgagcatggtgaagttaccgAACACACTTTGgagggtgtatcaatacacccagtcactacaaacatacaggcgtccttcctaactcagttgcctagGGGAAGGAAATcgcttagggatttcaccatgaggccaatggtgactttaaaacaacaTTAAGAGTTTAATGGCAGTGATGGGGGaaaaaactgagaatggatcaactacattgtagttactccaccatactaacctaattgacagaatgaaaaggaagcctgtacagaataaaaatattccaaaacatacatcctgttcacaaaaaggcactaaagtaatactgtaaaaaaatgtggcaacgcaattcacttttttgtcctgaatacaaagtgattttttattttattttaatttgacctttatttaactaggcaagtcagttaagaacaaattcttattttcaatgacggcctaggaacagtgggttgttcaggggcagaacgacagatttgtaccttgtcagcccgggggtttgaacttgcaaccttccggttactagtccaacgctctaaccactaggctaccctgccgccccggcatatatgtttggggcaaatccaatacaacacattaccgagtaccactctctatattttcgagcatagtggtggctgtatcatgttataggtatgcttgtaatcgttaaggagtggggagtttttcaggatgaaaaagcAACAGAATGGGGCTAAgcacaaaatcctagaggaaaacctggttgcctgctttccaccagacactgggatatGAATTCACCTCTCAgtaagacaataacctaaaacacaaggccaaatctacactggaattgGTTtccaagacagtgaatgttccagagtggctgagttacagttttgactgaaatcTTCTTGAGAATCTATagtaagacctgaaaatggttgtctagcaatgaccaacaaccaatttgacagagcttttaACAAGAATAATgggtaaatgttgcacaatccaggtgtggaaagctcttagagatttaccccaaaaagactcacagctgtaatcactgacaaagtactgactcaggggtgtgaatacttatgtaaatgagatatatttgaatttcatttttaaaacattagcaaaaatgtctgaaaacatgttttcactttgtcatcataGGCATTGTAGTAGATGgataaaaacaaaataaacaaatcgcaaacattttgaattcaggctgtaacacaacaaaatctgaAATAAGTCAAAGTgtatgaaggcactgtacacacacacacacacacacacacagttcatcaGGCTGACATTCTTCTCACAGTCATTACCTAGGAACAGCCACACACGCACAGTCCTAGGGAAAACTCCTCACTCcccataataatgtctggaacatgAACAAATGATCAAACAAAGTCAGTCAGCTTTACAGGAGGAAGAACCTAGACCAGTCTGTTAATGGAAATCCAAAGCAATGCGtttacacagacaaacacaggctTGTAGCAACCCTGGTTCCaattagaggtgtgtgtgtgtgtgtgtgtgtgttgctaggGGTGAACTGCAGTGAAGACTGAAGACTATACAAACTATTCCAAACAACCTTTAGTGTCTACATAGTTGAGATTCATTCCACGTGAGGATATGCCAGGGGTAGGTAGATTGTATGCAGTATGTCATTATTTAGTGTTATGTCAAAATTCCACAGAATGATTGGTCTTTAAGAGAGAAGAAGTTATACTCCGTCTGAAAGCGGCCCGTTACTCCCATTGGACCATATAAAGAGAACAAGAAACGTGGGAAAACTCCCTCTTCCATTTATTTGAATccatcattccctctctcctgttaGGCTAAAGAAACTCTTCCTTACTCTGtccctcctcccacccctccatcccccctctctgtaGCAGCAGTAAACCATCAGCGAAAGGTAAAAACAGCACTAACACCCTGTAAATTGGTACAAATTACATCACGCTGCCAACAAAATGGGCCAGTCGATTTGCAGTGCTGCAATCAATGAAAGCCTGACAGGCAGAGACGTctgctttacacacacacacacacacacacacaaacaacaaaaaaacaaaacaaaaaaaactgataggcctgcgtgttttttttttaatcgcaCCAATGTATCAGTTTGAACTCAGTTTTAAATGGCCTGATATATTGCagccacaaacacacagcagGCATTATTAAACATGGACATCAAAACCATAGTCACGTAGTCATTGACACACACAATAGATTTTTCTTGCAATTCTTACATATAAACTTGAATGGGAGAAAGGATGTTTGACAGTTCTATTGTTTTCTTTTTATGATGAATGTCGTTTtagaagccagcagcaccaatgtgttggCGGAAGCACCACTtaactgacgaccgaagtcagcctgcacaAGGAGTCGCTATGagcacaatgagccaagtaaagcccacccagccaaaccctcccctaacctggacaacgctgggccaattgtgcaccactctatgggactcccggtcacggccggttgtgacactgcctgggatcaaacccgggtctgtagtgacagtgtctgcgacgcagtgccttagagcgctgctccactcgggagagCATCTTATAATCTTAACTCATTTAAATATGTAACGCCTCAAAACCGTCATCACGTGCACATTATACGGCTTTGTTTACAAACTGTAAGATAGCTCAAGCAAACTAAACCCTTTTCATGTGTGTTGTgacttttagctagctagctagctactgtacttatCAGCATGGCAGAAAAAGCAGAATGTTTAAAGTTACACTATTTTCCGAAGAATTAACATTTGACAGCAGTGGCTGCTTTTCATTTCAGGCTCCACTGAAAATGACGATCATGTAAGTGCAGTGTACATTTAGATCGAAGTTGCTTTATCAACTGGTGAGGACATTCGATAGGTCTTGCCAGGAAGCTAAACCTGAAGACGGATGCTGTGCCATTATTGACAGTGGATCTTGCAAGGGCTGACCATAATGTAAGTATCAGAGTTTGAGGAGTCTGACTCGGTGGCTGTGGCTGGAACTGTGGCTGTTTTGACTTGTGAACGATATATTTTCTGTAACACACCTGATAAGTCACTACGACGCCAGCATTGGCAGTGCAGCATTTAGGGTGatacggcctctgcagaagtaAGGGCATTCATACTTATTGAGCTTCACAGAGCAGCACAGAGCTGTTGTGAGGAAAGTTGTCAAAGTAGTGAGTGTGTGCTTACACTGGACCTCCCACCcccacctaccatcaaccaatcacGTCAATGCGAAGCTATACGGAGCCTCCACATAGTTACAACATTTGCGGTTCAGAGCTCAAGTTGGCGTCCGCGTGCCTCTGGAGGATCCGCGTGCCACTGGAGGATCCGCAATTACATCAGACAATCCATATGGAGACGCCgaccacattttcagatcaaACATAAGGCTTTCAGCCCCCTACGTTGCGTCTGAGTAGTGCCAGCACACAGCCGAAACGCAGGAATGTTGACCATAAAAGGAGTTTGTTGGGTATTATTATCACACTTTCCATCTCCTTTTGTCTTTCCCACTATCATCAAGCTATAATGATAGACATTTTAGAAAATTCAACATTGACTCTGTCTGAATAGCTTCCCAGACAAACACACCAGCAGGAATGCTGTGTTACAAAATCAGTTTTCCCAAGGCAAAGAAGACGGGATATGCTGTGAAGACAGACCCAGCATACTGTCATATTAGTGGACCTGTCAGCTTCCCAGACAAACACACCAGCAGGAATGCTGTGATACAAAATCAGTTTTCCCAAGGCAAAGAAGACGGGATATGCTGAGAAGACAGACCCAGCATACTGTCATATTAGTGGACCTGTCAGCTTCCCAGACAAACACACCAGCAGGAATGCTGTGATACAAAATCAGTTTTCCCAAGGCAAAGAAGACGGGATATGCTGTGAAGACAGACCCAGCATACTGTCATATTAGTGGACCTGTCAGCTTCCCAGACAAACACACCAGCAGGAATGCTGTGATACAAAATCAGTTTTCCCAAGGCAAAGAAGACGGGATATGCTGTGAAGACAGACCCAGCATACTGTCATATTAGTGGACCTGTCAGCTTCCCAGACAAACACACCAGCAGGAATGCTGTGATACAAAATCAGTTTTCCCAAGGCAAAGAAGACGGGATATGCTGAGAAGCCTGTGACAACAGACCCAACATACTGTAAGTCATATTGGTTGACCTGTCATATATTGCTGGTCTGTTTTTTGCTCTTGGAGCGCGTTGAGAATCTATGGAAGGCGCTATATAAATGTGATCAATTATTATTTTTAGTTATTCACTTCAAATCAATTGAGCATTTCAGGCACAACAAATTTCCAAATACAAACTTTGAAAAGTTTCACAAAAAAGTGCACGACCAAATATTGCATATTTGAAATTGAGTACTTCAAAAATACCAGAAAACACATTGTAGAATGAGTAGATCACTACATCAATAAATTGATAGCATCAGTAAATAAAAGGAAATGAAATTCACTCCCCATTTAACAAACATTTCACTTTTCAAAAACACAGGCTACGTAGAAAGGCTCCTGGATCTCCTCCCCAGCGAGGTCACTGATCAGCACCGTATGTGGGGAAGCTGTGCGAGCTGCCCATCACAGGACCCGTCTGCCCAGTGTGAGAGGCCTGACAAGGAGGAGGCCACAGCTGGATTTGTCTCCCGCTTTCATCTTAGGGAAGACTGAAGCCAAGTAAGTGACTGAAGGCAAGTGGGTGACTGAAGTCTGCTTGATTGAGGCGGGGTACCTGGGTCTCCCTCCTCTGCAGCTCCCCTCACCATCAATCTCTGTAGTTGGCTGCAATACCTAAAGTCTGAGTAATTCACTTTTACGTGATATCAAATTTTGTTACTGTGTATTGTTATTTTCAAGCATTCTGATGGGAGATGAGTGGCTCAAAATAGCTCACCATTATTTCTCATGAGTGTTCATGTTGATAAATATTTTGTCTATGCTGACCTAATGTAAATGATCAAATAAATGTCCCATAAATACATCATTCTGAACAGATTGTCATTGATGATGCTAAAGCAGAGGCACCAACACATTTTCTAGTACACTTATGTTATGCTGTTTTCATGTATATTCCCTCATGTCTAAGCAGACTCAGAGTTGATTTATTATGGTGAAGTGTCTCAGTGAACTGTATTCTGTAATTAGTTACAACACAATAGAAATGTAATTGTGTGTTGCTGCGGTTTGTCTCATATCCAACAGTCTTTGATCAGCTCTGTTGACCATGAGAGCATTTTGCAGAGAAAAAGGGTTGAGGTATACTATTTAGGCTCGGAATGACATGTAGCCCATTGTTTACCTGGTTATCAATGATGTAGCTCATTGTTTACCTTGTTACCTGGCAACGACCACAAGGGTGTTTCAAAGAGCAGTCAGTCAAGGtgagctcatgaatataagctcccTGCCCACTCAGCCTGTTTTGTCAGGTTTCCTGATAGAGATGATAGAAAATGTACAAGTTATTCAATTCTGAGAATTTTGATAGCGTAAAGATATGATGGGTGATTTCTTTAGTCATTCAAAGGCTATTTTTACTTGGGCAATGACTGATGCAAAACCTCTAATACTTAATACATTAATGTGAAAACCTTcacaatattgagttgcaccacctttttccctcagaacagactatattcgttggggcatggactctacaaggtgtcaaaagccttccacagggatgctggtggcccatgttgactccaatgcttcccagaactgtgtcaagttggctggatgtcctttgggcgttggaccattcttgatacacatggaaaACTGTAGAAAAGCCAGcagggttgcagttcttgacacaaaccggtgcgcttgGCATCCTTCAAAGGGCACTTAagttttttgtcttgcccattcacactctgaatggcacacatacacaatccatgtctcaattgtctcaagggaAAACAATAATTCTTTAAccagtcttctccccttcatatTTGTTTTTACTTAAGACgtaattttcttaaaactgcatcgttggttaaggAATACCTGCTGTATTCGGCGGATGtgccaaataacatttgatttgatctacactgattgaagtggatttaacaagtgacat
Coding sequences:
- the LOC110508890 gene encoding SPRY domain-containing SOCS box protein 4, with translation MGQKISGGIKSVDSRGEGGSPSFRPSAHRRLLHPELRGPDFHKPPRLDLLLDMPAAPPDLQLRHAWNPEDRSLNVFIKEEDKLTFHRHPVAQSTDCIRGQVGYTRGLHVWRINWPVRQRGTHAVVGVATADAPLHSVGYMALVGSDSESWGWDLGRNRLYHDSKNRAQASLPSYPCFLEPEEAFVLPDALLVVLDMDEGTLSFTVDGQYLGVAFRGLKGKKLYPIVSAVWGHCEISMRYVNGLDPEPLPLMDLCRRAARVALGRERLQEIETLPLPQSLKNYLQYQ